A single window of Streptomyces sp. NBC_00464 DNA harbors:
- the nusA gene encoding transcription termination factor NusA, producing the protein MDIDVKLLKGLAQDKEIPFDVLVEAIESALLIAYHRTDGSHRRARVELDERGHVTVWAKEDPADLEEGQEPKEFDDTPSGFGRIAATTAKQVILQRLRDAEDDRTFGEYAGHEGDVVTGVVQQGKDPKNVLVDIGKLEAILPVQEQVPGEEYTHGLRLRTYVVRVAKGVRGPSVTLSRTHPNLVKKLFALEVPEIADGSVEICAIAREAGHRSKIAVRSTRSGLNAKGACIGPMGGRVRNVMAELHGEKIDIVDWSDDPAEMVANALSPARVSEVEVVDLGARSARVTVPDYQLSLAIGKEGQNARLAARLTGWRIDIRPDTETDAERDVADRERAERARERSERR; encoded by the coding sequence GTGGACATCGATGTGAAGCTTCTGAAGGGCTTGGCGCAGGACAAGGAGATCCCGTTCGACGTGCTCGTCGAGGCGATCGAGTCGGCCCTCCTCATCGCGTACCACCGCACCGACGGCAGCCACCGCAGGGCGCGCGTGGAGCTGGACGAGCGCGGCCACGTGACGGTGTGGGCGAAGGAGGACCCGGCCGATCTGGAGGAGGGCCAGGAGCCCAAGGAGTTCGACGACACCCCGTCGGGCTTCGGCCGGATCGCCGCGACCACCGCCAAGCAGGTCATCCTGCAGCGGCTGCGCGACGCGGAGGACGACCGGACCTTCGGCGAGTACGCGGGCCACGAGGGGGATGTCGTCACCGGCGTCGTCCAGCAGGGCAAGGACCCGAAGAACGTCCTGGTCGACATCGGCAAGCTGGAAGCCATCCTGCCGGTGCAGGAGCAGGTGCCCGGCGAGGAGTACACCCACGGCCTGCGGCTGCGTACCTACGTCGTACGTGTGGCCAAGGGCGTCCGCGGCCCGTCCGTGACGCTGTCGCGGACCCACCCCAACCTCGTGAAGAAGCTCTTCGCGCTGGAGGTTCCGGAGATCGCCGACGGTTCCGTCGAGATCTGCGCGATCGCCCGCGAGGCCGGTCACCGTTCCAAGATCGCCGTCCGCTCCACCCGCTCGGGCCTCAACGCCAAGGGCGCCTGCATCGGCCCGATGGGCGGGCGTGTGCGTAATGTCATGGCCGAGCTGCACGGCGAGAAGATCGACATCGTCGACTGGTCGGACGACCCGGCAGAGATGGTCGCCAACGCGCTGTCGCCCGCACGGGTGAGTGAGGTCGAGGTCGTTGACCTCGGCGCGCGTTCCGCCCGGGTCACCGTGCCCGACTACCAGCTGTCGCTGGCGATCGGCAAGGAGGGGCAGAACGCCCGTCTGGCCGCGCGTCTGACGGGCTGGCGCATCGACATCCGCCCGGACACCGAGACCGACGCCGAGCGCGACGTCGCGGACCGTGAGCGGGCCGAGCGGGCCCGGGAGCGCTCCGAACGACGCTGA